Proteins co-encoded in one Malus domestica chromosome 09, GDT2T_hap1 genomic window:
- the LOC103435587 gene encoding F-box/kelch-repeat protein At3g06240-like: MLCANAPQRITEKAPRKKKIKVGKKFSKYVSLKDFDKNFEIEFPSALKEELKNEILRVVGICNGLVCFADDMACYGNSFIIWNPIIRKSVTLPNPGITFPMYNSIPNYGGFDAAIGFGYDAMTSDYKVVRVATPKNKLQGPTMAEVYSLATGSWRSLGSVAPQCAIYGREKHLFFNGALHWPAVSRARDDHFILTFDVGNELFCKMSMPSSVIWSYILGLLLSVSGDKKFIALFVMNADSKDSYLEIWVMKEYGVKESWTKLINLGPQGPERLFPRALCFRRNGEVLVMLLKGGRQLGFETNISKHELVSLDLVSKQMESLEICGPYCSVDSYEESLLLPDKTDAVSL, from the coding sequence GATTTTGACAAGAACTTCGAGATAGAATTTCCGAGTGCTCTCAAGGAAGAACTGAAGAATGAAATTCTTCGCGTTGTTGGTATTTGTAATGGTCTGGTATGCTTTGCAGATGATATGGCATGTTATGGTAACAGCTTCATAATATGGAACCCAATAATTAGGAAGTCAGTAACCCTTCCCAATCCTGGTATTACTTTTCCCATGTATAACAGCATTCCCAATTATGGCGGGTTTGATGCTGCTATTGGATTCGGTTATGATGCGATGACATCTGACTATAAGGTTGTTAGAGTTGCCACCCCTAAAAATAAACTTCAAGGTCCAACCATGGCTGAAGTTTATTCACTAGCCACTGGCTCGTGGAGGAGTCTTGGTTCGGTTGCTCCTCAATGTGCAATATATGGAAGAGAAAAACACCTTTTTTTCAATGGGGCTCTTCATTGGCCTGCAGTAAGTAGGGCAAGGGATGATCATTTCATATTGACTTTTGACGTAGGCAATGAGTTATTTTGCAAGATGTCGATGCCATCGAGTGTCATATGGAGTTACATATTGGGATTGTTGTTGTCTGTTTCGGGTGACAAAAAATTTATAGCTCTATTTGTGATGAACGCCGATTCTAAAGATTCTTATCTTGAAATATGGGTGATGAAGGAGTATGGCGTGAAGGAGTCATGGACCAAATTGATTAATCTCGGTCCACAGGGTCCCGAAAGACTTTTTCCTCGGGCGTTATGTTTCAGAAGGAACGGTGAAGTATTAGTAATGCTTCTTAAAGGAGGCAGGCAACTTGGGTTCGAGACCAATATATCAAAGCATGAACTTGTTTCCCTGGACCTTGTCAGCAAACAAATGGAAAGTCTTGAGATTTGTGGACCATATTGCTCTGTTGATTCTTATGAAGAGAGCCTTCTCTTACCGGACAAGACCGATGCAGTTTCTCTTTAA
- the LOC103435465 gene encoding uncharacterized protein has protein sequence MGGEDRWQGIALAPVNTDREEEQWRSFNNSVNAVSLGFVATAILISMFLVMAIFERFFRPRSSQLPTSAHTTTTTTHLDLQPQITYNDSKLDHHHSHKMRIYAREVSVMMPGEDMPTFIAHPAPAPCLPERIAWPLHQTQTVP, from the exons ATGGGCGGTGAAGATAGGTGGCAAGGCATTGCTCTAGCTCCAGTAAATACAGACAGAGAAGAGGAGCAATGGAGGAGCTTCAACAACTCAGTGAATGCAGTTTCTTTAGGTTTTGTAGCAACTGCTATTCTCATCTCAATGTTTCTTGTGATGGCTatttttgagagatttttcaggcCCAGATCATCACAGCTGCCCACTTCAGCTCACACTACTACAACTACTACTCATTTGGATCTTCAGCCACAGATTACCTACAATGATTCCAAGCTTGATCACCACCACTCTCACAAA ATGAGAATTTATGCCAGAGAAGTATCTGTGATGATGCCTGGGGAAGATATGCCTACCTTCATTGCACATCCTGCTCCTGCACCGTGTCTACCGGAGCGCATCGCTTGGCCTCTCCATCAAACACAAACCGTGCCTTGA
- the LOC103419811 gene encoding lipoyl synthase 2, mitochondrial-like produces MQTRFTALAARIVKSTARSFSSSTQTPPSTATSSSQFPQTLAGLRARLAAESPILTDFVEGEGPYSVEVGTKKNPLPKPKWMKESIPGGQKYTQIKKKLRELKLHTVCEEAKCPNLGECWSGGETGTATATIMILGDTCTRGCRFCNVKTSRTPPPPDPNEPTNVAEAIASWGLDYVVITSVDRDDLPDQGSGHFAETVQKLKVLKPSMLIEALVPDFRGDSSCVEKVATSGLDVLAHNIETVEELQRAVRDHRANFKQSLDVLMMAKDHAPAGTLTKTSIMLGCGETPDQVVRTMEKVRAAGVDVMTFGQYMRPSKRHMPVSEYITPEAFERYRALGMEMGFRYVASGPMVRSSYKAGEYYIKSMIESDRASSSHVSAS; encoded by the exons ATGCAGACCCGGTTCACAGCCCTAGCGGCTCGGATCGTAAAATCGACCGCCCggtccttctcctcctccaccCAAACCCCGCCCTCAACCGCCACTTCCTCCTCCCAATTCCCCCAAACTCTGGCAGGCCTGCGGGCCCGCCTTGCCGCCGAGTCTCCGATACTGACGGACTTCGTGGAAGGCGAAGGCCCGTATTCTGTTGAAGTCGGAACCAAGAAGAACCCTCTCCCGAAACCGAAATGGATGAAGGAGTCGATCCCCGGCGGCCAAAAGTACACTCAGATCAAGAAAAAGCTCAGGGAATTGAAGCTTCACACGGTGTGCGAGGAGGCCAAGTGCCCCAACCTCGGCGAGTGCTGGTCCGGCGGCGAGACCGGCACCGCCACTGCCACGATTATGATTCTTGGTGATACGTGTACGCGCGGTTGCAG GTTTTGCAATGTGAAGACTTCCAGGACTCCGCCACCGCCGGACCCTAATGAACCGACGAATGTGGCGGAGGCGATTGCGTCTTGGGGTTTGGATTATGTGGTGATTACTAGCGTGGACCGGGACGATTTGCCCGATCAAGGGAGCGGACATTTTGCAGAGACCGTGCAAAAGTTGAAGGTGCTTAAACCCAGCATGCTCATTGAGGCTTTGG TTCCTGATTTTCGGGGAGACTCGAGCTGCGTAGAGAAAGTTGCAACATCCGGATTGGATGTCCTTGCTCACAATATTGAGACAGTTGAAGAGCTTCAAAGGGCAGTGCGGGATCACCGTGCCAATTTCAAGCAATCTTTAGATGTTTTAATGATGGCCAAAGACCATGCTCCTGCAGGAACACTTACAAAGACTTCAATAATGTTAGGCTGCGGGGAGACACCTGATCAGGTTGTGAGGACAATGGAGAAGGTGAGAGCAGCAGGTGTTGATGTTATGACATTTGGTCAATACATGCGACCTTCGAAGCGCCACATGCCTGTGTCTGAATACATTACTCCTGAGGCCTTTGAGAGATACCGAGCTCTTGGCATGGAAATG GGATTTCGATATGTGGCATCTGGTCCCATGGTAAGGTCGTCATACAAAGCTGGTGAATACTACATCAAATCTATGATAGAATCAGACCGGGCTTCATCTTCGCATGTTTCTGCCTCGTGA